The genomic window ATCGAGTGTAGTCTCTCTAGATCATTTTGGTTTTGTGGAATTGGAATTAAGGATCTGGATTGGATGCATATGAATGTGCTTTTAGTTTAGTGATCTTATTTGTAGTTGAGTACTAGTACTGACTACTgctttctctttttgtttgtttgtttgtttgttgaaaCAGCCTCTCAGACTCGAGATCAAGGTATTGATTTTACTTTAATCCATTTGCTGATTTCTTTTACATCATTAAGTCTTGTTTGAtatatttcgatttttttttttggatcagaAAAAATTTGCTCAAAGGTCTGAGAGAGTGAAATCTGTGGATCTTCATCCTACAGAACCATGGTAATTTTCAAGATTCTGATTTGGCTCTCAtgcatcttttttttattgattgaaagaCAAGTTTCACGACCACTTGGTATCCTTCATTTTTTTTGGAGACTTATATCACATTATCTTGCAGGATTCTAGCAAGTTTGTATTCTGGAACCTTGTGTATATGGAATTACCAGACACAGGTGggtaaataatttaatttctcTATCTGTTTTCATATGCACATATTTTTCAACGAACTAGTTTGTGATAAGGAATGACTCAAACGAGCAACTGAgagattatttttctttctgtaTTCGATGAGGTTTTGCAGTCTGGAACTTACTCTAACTTGAATCTTGCTTGATAATCCTCAGGTGATGGCACAGTCTTTCGAGGTGACCGACTTACCAGGTATACGCCTttctttcttctgcttctttagctataatgttttagttttatttcttcttattgTGTATGTACGATGTAGTCTTGTCTAGTTTGTTACTTATGCTGATTTCTTGTATTATGACTTTGCAGTTCGGTCAGCCAAGTTTATAGCACGAAAGCAATGGGTTGTGGCAGGAGCTGATGATTTGTATATCCGCGTATACAATTACAATACCATGGACAAGGTTAAAGTGTTTGAGGCTCATTCAGACTACATTAGATGTGTGGCTGTTCATCCAACCTTACCATATGTGCTGTCATCTTCTGATGATATGCTTATCAAGCTTTGGGACTGGGAAAAGGGTTGGGCTTGTACTCAGATATTCGAGGGACACTCGCACTATGTGATGCAAGTCACATTTAATCCAAAAGACACCAACACTTTTGCTAGTGCATCACTTGATCGTACCATAAAGGTAGCGAAATGGTCGTTGCTTGTACTTTAATTATGGCTTAGTCTGCATTAAGGCTATGAAAAGTGTTAGCTCATTCTATGTTTACGTGCTTGTTCATCTTCAGATCTGGAATCTTGGTTCTCCCGACCCAAATTTTACACTGGATGCCCATCAGAAAGGAGTAAACTGTGTAGATTATTTCACCGGTGGTGACAAGCCCTACTTAATTACTGGCTCTGATGATCACACTGCTAAGGTCTGCTTCATGTTCACTGCTTTGTTAGATGAGACGTTTCTACTGGACATTTATGTGCTTTCAGGTTATTTACTAGTTGAATTTGGTGACTCAGGTCTGGGACTACCAAACAAAAAGTTGTGTCCAGACACTAGACGGACACACACACAATGTATCGGCAGTATGCTTCCATCCAGAGCTTCCAATTATAATCACAGGGTCCGAAGATGGCACCGTCCGCATCTGGCATGCAACTACGTACAGGTATTATAATATGAACTCTTTTCTTTGTTagacattttaatattttgatgcTTCCTGTGTGCCCTACCTAAGTCATTTTCAGTTTGGCTTCATTCTTGTGCACCTTTCCTTGATTACCAGTGTCTTATATTGTCCTTACGTTTGTAATCCAAATTTCCTAATGTCTATGTTTTTTCTTGCAGGCTAGAGAACACATTAAATTATGGCCTCGAGAGAGTTTGGGCCATTGGTTACATTAAAAGTTCTCGTCggtatgtttttgaatttttcctCCCTCTTATTAATACCTCGATGCTTATCAGAATTGTTATACGGGAGTAATGTTCTATCTCAGTTGATCGACACCCTTGTGGTTGTTAACTTTGACAATTTGTAAAGATTAGGATTCTTAGATATTGAGAGCACGACTTGTTTTTAGTACTCCATTAAGTTGTCCTGAGTAACCGTAAACCTTGTTGTTTTCACTTCATAGGGTTGTGATCGGATATGATGAAGGAACCATCATGGTTAAACTTGGACGAGAAATTCCCGTCGCTAGCATGGACAATACTGGGAAAATCATATGGGCTAAGCATAATGAAATTCAGACTGCGAACATCAAAAGTATTGGTGCAGACTACGAGGTATAGGCCGTACTTGTAACTCTTACACTGTGTCATCAGATTACCTTGTTGTTTATTTGTTTGGCTGAtgctgtttttttcttctctgcCATAGGTTACTGATGGTGAAAGGTTGCCCTTGGCTGTTAAAGAGCTGGGGACTTGTGATCTATATCCACAAGTGAGTGGTTATTATTCAGCATTTGGTCCAATGGTTTTGTGATGTTTTAGGGAATTATATAGTTTACCTAAGCAAAAGATTTTTGCATTGCTGGGTACTGTTGAGCCGTGTCATCTTCAGAATATATATTT from Raphanus sativus cultivar WK10039 unplaced genomic scaffold, ASM80110v3 Scaffold0813, whole genome shotgun sequence includes these protein-coding regions:
- the LOC130503123 gene encoding coatomer subunit beta'-2-like, which produces MPLRLEIKKKFAQRSERVKSVDLHPTEPWILASLYSGTLCIWNYQTQVMAQSFEVTDLPVRSAKFIARKQWVVAGADDLYIRVYNYNTMDKVKVFEAHSDYIRCVAVHPTLPYVLSSSDDMLIKLWDWEKGWACTQIFEGHSHYVMQVTFNPKDTNTFASASLDRTIKIWNLGSPDPNFTLDAHQKGVNCVDYFTGGDKPYLITGSDDHTAKVWDYQTKSCVQTLDGHTHNVSAVCFHPELPIIITGSEDGTVRIWHATTYRLENTLNYGLERVWAIGYIKSSRRVVIGYDEGTIMVKLGREIPVASMDNTGKIIWAKHNEIQTANIKSIGADYEVTDGERLPLAVKELGTCDLYPQSLKHNPNGRFVVVCGDGEYIIYTALAWRNRSFGSGLEFVWSSEGECAVRESSSKIKTFSKNFQEKRSIRPTFSAEKIFGGTLLAMCSNDFICFYDWTECRLIQRIDVTVKNLYWADSGDLVAIASDTSFYILKYNRELVSSHFDSGRSTEEEGIEDAFEVLHENDERVRTGIWVGDCFIYNNSSSKLNYCVGGEVTTMYHLDRPMYLLGYLANQSRVFLVDKEFNVYRIHVAAKPH